DNA from Castor canadensis chromosome 3, mCasCan1.hap1v2, whole genome shotgun sequence:
atctcttttcctctttggGAGGTAGTGTGCATCCAAAGGTGTTTTGGAGTACAAGCCAGGCTACCCAGATGCAAATGCCCTGCGACTTAAGTAGCAGCTTTGTGACCTCTGTTATGCAGCTGACcttctcacattaatttcttcatttagaaAATAAGGAAACTATCAGTATCTACTTCGCAGTGCTGTGAAGGAGTCAGTGGGTTTACCTATGAAAAGTGCCCATCATAGAGCAAGCACCAATGAAAACTAGCTCTTATTGCCTTCAGTGCTTACCATGGACCCCAGAACATTGCAGGTAACTTGTAAATcttcactgaatgaatgaataactcTAAGGTCTGAGCACTGTGTGAACATCTCTgtcactttatttttgttattgctgcCTGTGATCACTCCTttagggaaattttctattagcTCAAAAAGAAGCACTAGAATATATTCATGAATAAAAGATAACATTGGCACATGATTGCACTGAATTGGAAATTGTAAAATCACACTTTGGAGTAAGAggagttttgatttttaaaattttaaccccTGCTTGTTGGACATGGCAGCAAGGTACAGGAAAGAATCCCAAGTTTCAAGAACCCTAAGCAGGAGTTACTGGACTTGTAGAGACCATTGGAAAGACATTTCTAACTTGCAAACCGCGCCATGCTTCTCCTTCTTGATTGGGGCAATACCTGAGGGAGCGGAAAGGAGTCTAATTGGCCTTCGTATTACCAACATCTGGCACGTTGCTTAGCAGATAGTAAAACgccagaaatttttttaaaggcatataGTATCAGAAATCAAGACAGCTGGGAAGCCTTCGTGTCAAAATAGTCCAAACTTTGGTTCTAAACCTTCTGCTTGCACCTCAGCTTCCACCGACTGACAGCTCAAGTCTCCAAGCCAAGTTAGAAACACTTCACaacaaggagaaaaaacaaaaaacgacCCAGTTGAAACCTCTACTGAAACTGCCTTCTCCCTTTGTCGTTAAAGGGAAGTAGAGACGATAGAGACCCGGCTGGGAGCAAAGGCTCTGAGTGGCTGAGCAGTAATAGCGTCCCATTCAGCACTGGCCCAGTGGGTTCCGTCAATTGCCCCTGCCCGGGTCCTGACCCGCCCCAGTGCTCTAACTTGCAAACAAATCGCTAGCAACAGAGTGCTGCAGGAGGGACCCGGCATCTCCACGATGGGATTGGCGGACTGTGGTCACTGCAGACATAAATTCCCCCGGAGGCTCCTTGGAGTCCCAGGCAGAGTTGGGCTTTGGCCTCCAGCGCCGCGTCCCGCTCACGGCATCGCTGGGGGTGGCAGAAGCAACGACTTGCGGGAGCAGGGCCCCGCCACCAACCAGCTGCTGGAGGACCTCGGGCGGCGGCTCGCGCGCGCCTTCCAGCCGGCAGTGGCAAGCCGGGGCTCGGCGAGCGCGGGAGGCGGCGGCTGCAGCGCGGGACCAGCAGAGCTGGGCGCGCGTCGAGTGCGCACTGGCCGCATTGCGCTCAGAGCTGGTGAGCGCGCGGGCAGGGGGCTGGCTCTCCCCAGAGCGCTTTTTGGTCCTCTGAACCCGGAGTTAAGAGCCACTGGCTGCGTAGCTCACCCGAGGACTTGGGGAGGCTGAACAGAGTTGTTCCCAGGGAAGTAGAGCGGGCCACTGGCCTCTGATCTTTCCCTGTGCTAGATCGCGCCCTGGCAAGATGTTAACGCCACCACTGCCTGCATGTCTGGGAGGGAAGGAGCCATCTAGGATTGATCAGGGCCTAGTCCACCAGTGACATGCTCAAGACTTCgaccatttctctattttttctactGTATAGAAATCTcgctctctccctttctttctctttctctctctctctctgggaaaTTTCAGTGACTCCTGAGATTGATAGAGTGAGTCCACCAGTTCTTAGAAAGGATTCTTTATATCTTGCCAATTCAAACTTGAAAGTGGAGCTGCCTGTGAATGCGTATAATGAAGACTTGGAAAATCCTCTTTTGCACTGAATGGTGATTATCCTACTACTTTAGAATTGATTTAATCATCAATAAATTGTTACATTTAAGAGCCTCGACAGAGTGTCTGTCTCATTTCTGAGTTTAAGAAGGGCAATGTGGTAGTAAATCTAATTTTACCCAAGTTAATAATCTGAATCAGATAAGGGATGTATTATATCTTATCCAGCCACATTGAAGAAACACCTGGTTTCATCCAAGGTCTAAACAGAGGCTTGATAAGGGAGCCATCTTATCACCACATCTGAGCTCTGGACCAGGTGTCTCTGTACTGCTCACCCAGGTTGAGTCACTACCCATACCTGTGCCTTAGTTGATTTATATTTAAATCCAATGAGGAAATTATACTCAAATAGCTCTGAGACACTTTGGAAACTTAATGTTCTAATAAGTTGCCCCACTGTAGAAATTTTAAGCAAGTAATGTACTGGGGATAGAGAGAAGATAGGAATAAAGTtccaaagagaagaggaagatttaAATTCCAGCATTAGGTGACACTTGCTTCCcctattctgttcttttttttttctcctttattgttgtgctgggtgagtgtacattatagcatttacaaaagttcttacaatgtatcaaatatatcatacctgatttcaccccctccaccactctccttcatcccccctccccctgATTTCTGGaactgtttcaacaggtatcatttctgcatttacatacatgtgtacacattatttgtactGTATTCTTGCTCCTACCCCTTTCCTTaccacctcccccatcccaccagtgccaaccccCCCTGAACCTgttctttcctgttctctgattttgtagaagaaaaaacaaaagataaaaagagaaacatgacatttttgctactttgagagggagcttccttgtgttgttccatgcatgtatgtattacaaccctGATTGTTTTAATCTCTTCTAGTCCTTTTCATTCCTCCCTAGTGCCTTTCCCATGGTAGCCATGACCagcttaagatttctatattcatttctgtacagtgagcacatcaaccacattcaagttttaggtttccttcccttgccctatatCTCCTGTgcgtggtctccccttagtgtgaccagcatcccataatactgctgcatttgctttaggtctataatcctcatatgagggagaacatacagcttttggccttctgagcctggctaacttcacttaagatgaagttctctggttccatctatttacctgcaaatgacaaaatttcattcttctttgtggctgagtaaaattccattgtgtataaataccacattttcttaatccattcatcagtagtatgCCCTAATTTGGGAATTAATTAGTACATTTGGGTTTGTTTATTCACCTGGAAATAATAATCTCTTAGAATTGCTATGAGaattatatgtgtataaatgtCAAAATCAAGGATTTTTCTGGAAAAGAACCAGAGAATTTTACACACTCTGTGTGCCTAGGTTATAGACCATGAAAAACCATCTCCTCTATGTTTGTGATTGGTCATGAAGAAGAGCAAGAGTGGATATTATAGCTTAATATTATCACCACTAGAAGTAGTTCTTGATAATGGGCCACTGACCAGATTTCTATACTTCTATagaacatctatctatctatctatctatctatccatgtaATCTATGAGGATGAGATTTGTGGAAGGAGTAATGATGAACAAATTCAATTAAATTAGAATCATGTTGTTACTTAAACTATTTTCTGTTTGATTCAGTATTCCTAGGGGAATGCATTGATTTTTTTAGGGCCTGTTTGTGGATTTCAGGGTCTCTAGAACTAATCTAAAATTGTTGTACAATTTTATATGTACATAGTGAGAATTTTTTCTTAAGGAGGGTTCGTAACTTTAATCAGATTCTCAAAGGGATTCATGACAGAAAAATTTAAGTCATTGGTGTTTGAATTCCCTAAATAAGTATGAATTACCCATACTTTATTTAGATGGGGAACTATTAACAATAACTTTACTTCCTGATTCTTTGAATCATCAATTCATTCATATATCCCTCCATTCATTCAGGTTTAGCAAACACACAGAGAACCCATTTTGTAAACCTAGGCAATGCACTCACAATTGAGGATATAACCATGAGCAAGTAACAATTCTGCTGTCAACAGTGTGAGTCTACTCTGTGTGTTATGAGAGGCATCTGTATAGAACGCTGTGGAAGTGAAGGCAAAAGCAGTTACATTTGCCCATGCAATTATGGGAGGCTGCTCAGAAGAGTTGGTATTTGCATTCAGTGGAAATAGAAGTAGCAAAGGGCATTTTACACACAGGGTTCAAAAGGAGGGGGGGCTCAGCACAGCACTTCTTCAGGGATTGGCAAAGTGTCTGAGCACCTGTAGTGGGAGCTGGCATGGGACAGTACTAACAAAAAAAGCTGGAAATGTAGGGCAGGATTCTAGAGCTTGGGAGCTGCATTAGAGAACTGAATCTTCTTGTAGCCAAGGTGCTGGGGcttttgtggtggtggttgtgTGGTTACTGTTTGTTTGCTTGATGCCCATCTAACTTTATACTTTGCTAATTCTTGTCAGAGAAGTgctgaagaatgaaaaaaaatagtgtcAGAGGAAAACTAAAAGATAATGTTAGCCAACTtaaattttagctttattttgCAAATTGGAAGGAAACTGTGAAAACAGCATTTACTTTACTAACACAATGCCCTTGTTCATCCTGGGATGGTTACTGtcaatgaatggatgaaggatTTTAAGCAGAAAGCATAAGTTTCTaatgaattgcattaaacaaaaCCCCACTTGAAGGAATTTGCTAGTAATTGATCCTTATTTTTCGGTTATAATATAAAGATTATGTTAGACTAAGCTTTGTTGGACTGTCTCCTAGGTAACCTGtcctagagatttttttttaaattttattttaacacatGAGGACCATCAACAACTCCCATTGAAAGAGGTATAAATCAACCTTGCTATATAACAGATTTCATCCTAGAGTGAAAAGTGTTCGATTATATAAGTACATATAACTACACATGTGCCTCCAAGGTGTTGTTAAATGTTTGTGCTCAGCAGGGAGGCCATTTAAAATCCTGAAAACTTGAAATGACAAGTAATCAAGTAAATGGGTCCAGATTTTGAACACTCAGGTGGCCCCAGGCAGTTATCCTGTGGCTCAGAAACTCATAAAGATAAACGATTTCATTGTGGATCACATGCCGTTGCTTGAAAACAGCCTTTGGTGCATAGGTATTTTTCATATGGACAGCTTTGTGCATcagctatttttgttttcatttcaaggCCATTTCCAAAGCTATTTATATATCTGAATTTTACCTTGTCATATAGAAAGTCAGTTTTATAGCTAGGCCAAACAGTCAGAATGGGAGAATAAGATGAGAAATGCATCTTTCTTGatatcttattttcctttccGACAAACTCCTTATTTCTCCTGTGCCATCAGAGAGCAATTTCATCTGATCTGTATCTCAAGCTAATaaaattccttattttttctaacttttagCTGGAAATGCGTTTCCAAAGCCATCAACTGGCCAAAACTTTACTGGatttaaacatgaaaatgcaGCAGTTGGCAAAGGAGCAAGAACTGGAAGCTGCATTGGAATCTCAAAGCCCAGAAGATAATGCTATGAATCTGGAACATGGAAATTCACAGTTGAATTCTGACTCCTAAAAGTAATACAGACAACTCGAGCAATTTTGCACCCTAAAAATAACAGACAactccaaaacaattctaacagaTATAACATTATGGATGCTTTGCAAGAGTTCTGAGGGACAATTTATAGACCAAAAGCATAGATGCTAATAGGAAATAACAAAAAGCATctaagaaaggggagagaaatggtgtcttaactattttttaaaatatttattcattggcctggttttctttttaataagaatTACAAATATATCAAAGAGTGCCTTAATACCAACTTTCAGTATTCCATCTTATATtaccttggctttttttttttttttggcattgctgAACTTTAAGAGtctgtgcttgtttttgttttatttgattatttattctTGTATTCTCTGCCAGTAGCCTGTTTGATTACCCCTCTCCCTCCTTATTAAGAATTACTTTTATCTGGATTCCAATCATGCCCTTTAGATGATCTGTCCTTAATGTTGTCCCACCTCCATGGATATAGTCATTCAGATCAAGGCAGGTGGATTGCTTTGTCTTCCTCAGTTTTTGAGTTGGTACTAAGGCAGTAGATGGACATTCATTTTCTGAGACAAAGAGCTTAGAAGCTGCTGGTAGCCATCATCTGTGAGAAAGTTCAGGGTGTAAGGAAGGGGGTTGAAACTAATCCACTGAGAAGAAcaaaggagagggagggtgttggtcttttttctttctgggatTAAGCTGTATAAAACCCTAAATCTTGCTCTCATTTAGATACACAAAATACCCCATACAATATCAGTTGATTCCTGTTGGAGTTTCAAGACATAGCCAAAAGGTTTCTAACTCATACATTTCCTTTGTTCAGTGTTTGGAAGTTAAATTAGTTCTTATTGTTGAATTAGAGAGTTTAACTGTACCCTAAAAGTGGTgtctttttaaagcaaaaataaagttaataaaaaataGTTGCTGATCTAATTGATATTCACAATGGTTTTACCTTTTAAGAATAAATGCTGGATTgccaggcacttgtggctcatgcctgtaatcttagctacttgggaggctgagatctggaggacagcagtttgaggtcagcctgggcaaatagttcatgagaccccatctccaaaataaccagagcaaaatgaattggaggtgtggctcaagtggtagagtgactgctttgcaagtgcaaagccctgagttcaaaccccagccccaccagaaaaaaaaaaatgctgggattgggaggattataGCCAAGTGGGAAGGTATGGGCTTAACATATGTAAGGCCCTGGACGCAATCCTTAGTGTATAAaaacgaaaagaaaaaaaagaaataaaagcaagatatTTTATATGTGTGAGGATTTGAGAATTATCAGGACCaactttattttgtctttaactttttttctcaATAGATAAATTACTCTATCCCTTGGGCACATAATTTCTTCCTTCTGTAAGACAGCTGTTTCCATATTGAACTTTAGGACTTAGCCAGGTGAGCATAGGCAGCATCCAGATCTTTGAGTACAAGATTCCTCCAGATTCTCTTCATATGAGCTCTTGGCCTGTAAATGTACGGACTgatttcttaaattatatttgtgaaacaatttcttatttgtttcttcCTTGCAGTTTTTAACTTCTGAGGAAAGGGTCGGTGGAGTTACTtgggatcttcttttttatttaaagcttCAACTTAAATGTTAGGATAGTCATtttcaaatatacttttaaagttGACATTTATAAATCATTGCACTTTTGTGTTTAGAAACACTCAAGGTGATTCATTAAATGAGCTTAATTCCTCCCAGAGTACAGGTGGCTGACGTTGGTTAGTATTCATTTAAGCAATTTGATAATGATGATATTGAACATCAAAAGAATGAATACTTAAAAGAGACATTCTGAAAATAAATGCATTGATGTTCATCCAcatttccaaacaaaaaaataccccCTGTTTTACTGCAAAAACTTGGTCActactttttagtttttcttctatCAGAGATAAACTTTGGGTCACTGTATCTTTTAGGGGTCACAGATGCAGAAACAGAACAAGAAACTCTTTGtctccttgtttctgtttatggAAGGTAGTGTTTGATACATGGGACACtattataataaatgtttttccTCTGTTTCTGCTCTAATATGATATCTTTCCTccttgtcctttttatttttaaagtagcagAAGGCAAATGgctgttttcctatttttcctttgaaatggcGCTCAGCTGTGTGTTGCTAGCTTGCTGTATTTGCATCTTGTCAGGAAAACTTTTTTAAGAGATGTGAGGATGAGCCTACAATGGTTACAGTTCCCCGCTTTCAGGGTTGTTAAATAAGCTCGGGCAACAGTGtgacattttaaagataaaggaGATGGAAGCAACAAGACTAGTGCCAGCTGGAcaggaaaatgtgaaaataattataaCTGAAATTATGCATCAGGGAAGTAGTAATGGAATAAGCCAAAGAAAGTAAGATGTTTATAACAAGAGTGGATAGAGAGAGCCAAAAGAAGAGATACTAAAAAGTGGGTTTGTGAGGAAAATCTGGTGCTTGGGTTTTTCAAATAACACAATTTCTCACAGCGTTAATTGTGGGGGGGATAAAATCATGCTAGCAGGAAATGAGTTTTTGCTCTGTGGTACTTGTTTAGCACCTATCAGGGAAGAGGTGCCAAATGAATTATGACAATTAGGAGCTTTGCACAGGTTATTAGGCATCAAATTCCTTTACAGGTGGCCTGGATGAGTCACGACTGGTTTGGCTTGCCAAACTACTGCTGGAATGGTTTCTGCTGCAGGGCCCACCCTGGGGACAGATCTGAGTCCGTTGTGAATAACCTCATGAGGGCTGAGTCTGCACCAGTGTAATTACAAGAATCCTATCGCCCCTGTCCCTTCCTGGCAGGGTTCAGTGCCCGCCATAGCCATCAGCTCTGTTTATTTACCACTGTAATCAATGCCAGAGTCCCTCTGGGCTGGGTCCTGGCACAGAGCCCTCCAGACAGCTGCTTTCTCTCTTGGCTGCTTTTGTTGCTGTGGCCACCAACTCTTTGCCCATGTTATTAATTAGGGTTAGGATAGGAAGAGAAAGATGGCTAGGTTTAGGGTTGAAGCTTGCCATCCTGCCAGAAGTTTGGAAGTCTTTTGCTCTACCTGAACAACTGTGTGAGCTACTAAGAACTCTATGTGTGGCTGCCTCTTAGAGCAGCCCATCAGATGCTGCTCTGAGCAGTGATGAATGTTGGGGTTTAGGGATTCCACTTCTTTCTTAGGAGATATAGTTCCACTGTGTCTCTGCTGGGCCCTCTGTAGGAGCATGAGGAATGTAATCTCAATGGTGAAACTAGGTATGGTATCAGCCACTGCTCTGGTGCCAGCCATTTGCCAAGACTTCCATAACcttacttaatcctcacaatggTTGTAGGAGTGGAGGACCTGTTTGTGAATTCATATGACTTTGGAACCTAGTCTTAGCTCTGTGCTTTAAATCCCTATGCTTTAAATTCTCTAAAAAAGCTAATGATAATGAAACTTGCCTTACTTAAATCTTGAAGAGCCTGAAGCTGATTTTGGAGACTGAGTTAGTGGTGAAGGCTCTTCTActtccatgtgtttctttatccCTACTTTCAGTTCTGCAGCATTTTACCACCTTTTGGACTTACAGCCTTCTCTGTATCTCTTTCTACGTTGCTTCTTTATGTCTCTCTAATGCTCTGCCTCTCTGTTACTTTGTTGACTGAATTTTCTCTGTTGATTGATAAGTTGACTTACCAAACACAAATAGATAGCTGGGAGACAAAAAATGATTAATAGCTGCTACTTAAAACCCTTGAATCTGCCTGGCACCCAGCACCATATgctataaataaaattgttttaataacACTGTGAAGTTGACGCCATTTAGTgaagtttttctcattttagaagggaaaagaataaGTACCAAAGAGGTTATACAAATTGTCAGAGGTCACTCAGTAAGAAAGTGAATTCACATTCAGCATTGTGAAGGAGAGACCTATACAGAAGTAAATAAACTCAATATTGTAACAGGAGCACCATGAAGTGCTAGGGTTGGTTTTTGCAAGAGTCAGAGAAGTCTTAATTGATGCCATTCCTCCAAGCTATTATTTGTGTTACCTGGAAAAAAGCCCCTATTTTGTGTCTCAGATGTTAGATATAATAGTTGGGTGATCTAGAACAAATTACTGCACCTTACTTGTTCCtaatttttctcatttggaaATTGAGGGAGAGTAGAAATGACTCCTAAAGCATTCCTCTGATTTAGAAACTTCTGGTATAACCCTGCCTGCTTGTGACTGGACTTTACTGACACCTGTGATAGCATGATGGGCTGCTGTTTATTACTGGCCCATGGCCAGGAAGTGGACTTTCTCAGGCCCACTGATCTGATCACAACCCCAGCTGTTGCAGCCTTGATGATGACAGGAAGGAATTCTAATCACTCTTGGATGTCCTCCTGCTCTTCTCACAAGCCGTGACTACAGCTGGGAGAAAATGTCACATTTGCACTTCAGAGAGATGTGGGCATCACTCAGAACCATTATGAGCTGTGATTGTAGAGGCAGCCTGATGAGACAGACACACTGGCTGAGAGCAGCTCCTCCTGCAGCTTGGAGTGGAGCCCTGCAGCCAGACTATGAAGTTGGAATCTTGACTCCTTCACCTTTTCACTCTCATGTAATAATATCTCTGCTGTTCACTTTGCTTATCtctaaaatgataataatcaCACCTACTCCATGGGTTTGTTCTGAAGATTTGATGGATTATTAATACCTGTGAAGATCTTAAAACCCCttcaaattttttgttattataacaGCATATCCAACCGGCATTTTGCTCACCCTTGTTGCCTATCGGAAGTCTCCAAATTCAAGATAAAGACTGAGAATGATAGTTTCGTGTCCCTCTTGCAACTCAGGATGGCTGTGGGATATAGTTCTgtctaaaaaaaataagagaaaatttcctcACAGTCAGTTTctgagaaatgttttctttcctacaAGGAGAGATAGAAGGTAAAAgcccttcctcactccctcttccttccttccttccttacagACACTGTCACATAGGCCAAAGCTTGCACTTGCTGTAGCCATCCTGTGACCCAGGTGGGGACAAATGGACATGTTGGGAATGACAAGACAGAAAGATCAAAAGAAGCAGTTTCTAGATGACACCAAGAAACCCTGAGACTGCCCAACACTGGCTAGTCTTGCTTTAGAAGACaatgataacaacaacaaaatctaatTGTGTTAGCCATTTCTATCTGGTTATTCAATTCCTTATACCTAAAAGTACCTAAATGAAATCCTTGAACCCTCAAAACCTCCTTGGACAAAGTTCATGATGGTGCATTGTCTGATGGCACCTGTGAATATTCACAGAGACATCATTTTTGCTTAAATATTTTGCATGTGCCTTTTGCAAAGACTCATCCATTGCAATAGAAGAACAGCTAAAACAGATTGGAGGGAGATATGTGAGAGAGGACTCTCCCCCTGAGCCCCCAGAAACTCTGGAATCCCATGGGAAAGGCTCTGTTGGAATCATTTCCTCCATGCTTACCCTCACTTAAGTTGTCAAAATGCATATGTGGCTAACACCTCTCTGAGTCTACCAGAGAAGCCATTTTACTCTTTAGCATCTGAAAGAAGTGGGGTAGAAATATTTCCCTAAAATATCCCAGGACTTCACTGACAGCAAAGCATAGTAAACTATTTGTCAgctcttaaatttttatatgagGGAAATTTAGCAAGCTGTCAAAAACAGCCTGAAATTGAGTTTCTATAAAAAATGGCTTCTAAATCGATTTTGAGGATGTTAGTTCCTTTAAACTGTTATAGGATTCAGATAGGAATTGTTATGCAAAGAAATATCTCAGGATTCCAATATAAGATGAGTAGACCAATGTCCTCTAAAATAATCAACCAATATTTGCACTGGTCTATATGGTTTACAGTTTACTTGGTAGCATACAGTTTGTCAACTTCTTTATGGTTCACAATTTACCAAGGTGCTGTCACTATGGCTAGCTGATTAAACTCAGCAGCAGCCCTCTGAGGGAGGCATTGCTTGAGGCTGTTGAGTTTTAAGGGACATCAGGAAAGCTTGCTTgtaactttgaaaacattatgcttgTCCTGTTTTCCCAGTCACTTTCCCTAAGTGAATTACCTAAGTGGATTTCCCTAAGTGGATTACCTCCTGGCAGGAGTACAGTATGAGGAGTGGAAGAGCCAGCTGCACGTGTCAGCTCTGAGCTGAACTCAGATATCCAGTAAGCCATTGATGTGTCTAggcttcaatttcctcatttgtagatTGAGGGTTTAACTTAAAATGAACTCTTAAGTTTCTTTGGGTTGAGTATCATCATCAGATAGtgcttttaaaagttctttgaaatatgtggtggaaatattaagtactcatgaatgaaaatggaaaaatgagaactgttcaaactattccaggaatggggacaggaaggataaagaatgatggagggggtgaattcaactatgatatttgtaagaattttggaaatgtcacaatgtacccccagtatgacaatgataataaaaagtaaagtaaaaaaataaaatctttgaaacAACATCACTAACTCTTTAGTGTGAATTATCTGAGGTGACaatatgaaaacactgagttttaGAGTATATTAAGAGGGAAAGGCaatgggggaaagaaaaggaaaaacattgaatttaaattctttgtactttaaaattttgcCTTGGGGTAACTTCATTTAACAGTGTGAATaaatcctccctctctctttcctctctttcattcattcaactctACTTTTGCATCTCTTGGGCTCCAGGCACTGTTCTCTTTATGTTTTGGGTATCAACTTTGAAATAAGCATCTTGGTGGATGCCGAGTATAGGATAGTGAACATGAAAGATAGGGCTCTAGATGTCATGGATTTATACTCTAGATGATGGGGACATGGGAACAGATAATTCAACATGACATTGTAATTTAATGTAATACATACTGTGGCAAGGGAAGCTCATAATGATCTGGGAGTAAGTAGGAAATCACACCTAGATGTGGTGCAAGGGGAAAGGCTTCCTGAAGCACAGTCAAAGAGGGTTGAGAGGCAGTAAGGAAGGGAAGCAGATGACAGTCCTAGGCAGAAACAACATGGAAAGTTCTAGAGGTGAGCAAGGCTGCAAGAAAAGCTCAATAGGATTGGAGCTTAGAAAGGAGGGATAATATGTGAAGTGTGACTGAAATGGTCAACAGAGGTAACCAGTATCATGACAGGTCTTGCAATCATCCTTTGGGATTCAGACTGTATTTTAGAAGCCAGGGAAAatcattgaaaatattaaaaaaatttaacttttattatagtaataCTTGTATATAAtccacaaaattaaataattctgAAAGTTTTACACAAAACTATTGGTCCTCTTATGACTTGTCTCCTCACTCCAAAGGTGACTTTGATAATAATGGAGtatgcttctttcttttattgattttatacCTTGTATGTTTCTATTATGACAAAGATTTTAACCTTTTTGTACTACTTAATCCATCTATCCTTTTAGACTTCCTAGtatgaaaatttcatatttttcttacattaatttttataattttgattattATTCCATGCTGAGTCAAGTAGTAGTCtatgattatattttttcttagacaaatttttatttttcctggtgTTAGTAATTATATGATTTTGCTTAGCTTTCTTAGAAGCTCAGGTGCAATCATCTCAGATCATTCTACAGCTTTGTAAAAAGCCTTC
Protein-coding regions in this window:
- the Aard gene encoding LOW QUALITY PROTEIN: alanine- and arginine-rich domain-containing protein (The sequence of the model RefSeq protein was modified relative to this genomic sequence to represent the inferred CDS: inserted 2 bases in 1 codon) — translated: MGLADCGHCRHKFPRRLLGVPGRVGLWPPAPRPAHGIAGGGRSNDLREQGPATNQLLEDLGRRLARAFQPAVXQAGARRAREAAAAARDQQSWARVECALAALRSELLEMRFQSHQLAKTLLDLNMKMQQLAKEQELEAALESQSPEDNAMNLEHGNSQLNSDS